A genome region from Hevea brasiliensis isolate MT/VB/25A 57/8 chromosome 7, ASM3005281v1, whole genome shotgun sequence includes the following:
- the LOC110636916 gene encoding putative E3 ubiquitin-protein ligase RING1a isoform X3, which translates to MKKKETQMRNKKSKSKRNNQYKIMRKANLPAPKMKNPSIIKKTRTVMECLHRFCRECIDKSMRLGNNECPACRTHCASRRSLRDDPNYDALISALYPDIDMYEEEELAFHEEERTRNKQIQASIAQIFQRQSEALVRRRTMGKETASPFMKRSQRNHRIIPSRRQRNSQGTEFQGSEDIEEENDDNGGKDSSSTDERSTEVRQHMRKRRPGIRPSQPSSSASNPEGGSIENDLEATRKNRGICPGLVWNTEMLAWGRGGARSHTRHGNASGCNNKNSRSTRLSKLVEYLRNLEEKNDELDVHLTLISVDKESFMSLKQPYLCCRPSLSVKHLCEYVAHKKALETEEVEVFLVKGQHKSNDNLSSLHLPISVDELQILKGQETLAHLKANCVSRDHLILAYRHKENYLAKVH; encoded by the exons GTATCATAAAGAAAACACGAACTGTGATGGAATGTCTGCACCGTTTTTGCAGGGAATGCATTGACAAATCAATGCGACTTGG GAATAATGAGTGCCCTGCTTGCCGCACACACTGTGCAAGTCGTCGTTCTTTGAGAGATGATCCAAATTATGATGCCTTAATTTCTGCTTTATATCCAGACATTGATATGTATGAGGAGGAG GAATTGGCTTTTCATGAGGAGGAAAGGACACGGAACAAGCAG ATCCAAGCTTCAATTGCCCAAATATTTCAACGACAATCTGAAGCACTAGTTAGGAGACGCACGATGGGTAAAGAAACAGCTAGTCCATTCATGAAAAGATCACAGCGCAATCATCGGATAATTCCTTCAAGGAGGCAGCGAAACAGCCAAGGCACTGAATTTCAAGGATCTGAAGACATTGAGGAAGAAAATGATGATAATGGAGGCAAGGATTCATCTTCTACCGATGAACGCTCCACAGAAGTAAGGCAGCACATGCGCAAGAGACGGCCAGGAATTAGGCCTTCTCAGCCTTCTTCATCAGCTTCAAATCCCGAAGGTGGATCCATTGAAAATGATTTAGAGGCCACTAGAAAGAACAGAGGAATATGTCCTGGGCTTGTTTGGAATACAGAAATGCTTGCCTGGGGTAGGGGTGGTGCTCGAAGTCATACACGGCATGGTAATGCTAGTGGTTGCAACAACAAGAACTCCCGAAGCACTCGGTTGTCCAAGCTGGTGGAATATCTCAGGAACTTAGAGGAAAAAAATGATGAG TTGGATGTTCACCTCACGCTTATTTCTGTGGACAAAGAAAGTTTTATGAGTTTGAAACAGCCCTACCTTTGTTGTCGCCCCAGTTTGTCTGTCAAACACCTATGCGAA TATGTTGCTCACAAAAAGGCTTTGGAAACTGAAGAAGTTGAAGTATTTTTAGTTAAAGGGCAGCACAAGTCTAATGACAACCTATCATCCCTGCATCTGCCAATTTCAGTGGATGAGCTGCAAATTTTGAAAGGGCAGGAAACTTTGGCGCATCTTAAAGCCAATTGCGTCAGTAGAGATCATTTG ATTCTAGCATATAGGCACAAGGAGAATTACTTAGCAAAGGTCCATTAA